From a region of the Sander lucioperca isolate FBNREF2018 chromosome 8, SLUC_FBN_1.2, whole genome shotgun sequence genome:
- the LOC116046696 gene encoding olfactory receptor 10A3-like, translated as MKSNNSLNPLYFQFTLFADFGPLRYLFFSLCLLLYITIVSANIVIILTVCLEKSLHQPMYIFICCLSFNSLYGSACFFPRFLMDILSDTHLISRPLCFIQIYVIYTYAGYELTLLGIMAYDRFVAISQPLHYYSKMTFKMVTHLVIFAVLYPAFAVGFMLYLTVRLPLCGSKLNRLFCSNWPVVQLSCVDTTLNNIASQSLVITTIIIPLFFVLYTYLRILLVCRRSSSEFRGKALQTCLPHIVTFVNYCISVFCDLLLSRYSIDEMNPFVIVVLSLEFLIIPPINNPLVYGLNLPQIRRVIFSFFKDTENDSCFIILHTTSTERN; from the coding sequence ATGAAGAGCAACAACAGCCTGAATCCTTTGTATTTTCAGTTCACTCTGTTTGCAGACTTTGGGCCCCTCAGATATCTGTTCTTCAGTCTGTGTCTGTTACTCTACATAACTATTGTCTCTGCTAACATTGTCATTATTCTGACAGTCTGTCTGGAGAAGTCTCTGCATCAGCCCATGTATATTTTTAtctgctgtctgtcttttaACTCTCTGTACGGCTCAGCCTGCTTCTTCCCCAGGTTTCTGATGGACATTCTGTCTGACACTCATTTAATCTCACGTCCATTATGTTTCATTCAGATATATGTTATTTACACCTATGCAGGATATGAGCTGACTCTCCTCGGCATCATGGCCTACGATAGATTTGTTGCTATTAGCCAGCCTTTACACTATTACAgtaaaatgacatttaagatGGTAACACATCTTGTGATTTTTGCCGTGCTCTACCCTGCATTTGCTGTGGGTTTCATGCTGTATCTTACTGTTCGATTACCGTTGTGTGGCAGCAAACTGAACAGGcttttctgttccaactggcctGTGGTTCAGCTCTCCTGTGTGGACACAACTCTGAACAACATAGCAAGTCAGTCTCTTGTGATAACAACCATCATCATCCCCCTGTTCTTTGTCCTGTACACCTATCTACGTATTCTGCTTGTTTGCAGGAGAAGCTCATCTGAATTCAGAGGAAAGGCGTTACAGACCTGCCTGCCTCACATCGTCACATTTGTAAACTATTGCATCTCAGTGTTCTGTGATCTTCTGCTAAGTCGATATAGCATTGATGAAATGAATCcatttgttattgttgttttatcCCTGGAGTTTTTGATCATTCCCCCCATTAATAACCCTCTAGTTTACGGCCTGAATCTGCCTCAAATCAGACGAGTGATTTTTAGCTTTTTCAAAGATACAGAAAATGATTCCTGCttcattattttacacacaaCAAGCACAGAGAGAAACTAA